A segment of the Serratia fonticola genome:
GACGTTGGCAGAGCAAGGGCGTATCACCCAGACGTTGGTCGATGAAGAAATCTCCCGGCTTAAATCCCATTGGCAGGGCCATACCGCCACGCCGCTGCCTGTCGAACTGGCCGATATCGACCTATTTGAGCAAAGCCAGTTGGCAACGGTGCTTCAGGTGTGCCGCGCCTCCTCTTCGCTTTCAGACGCCGGGCGACAGCTGTTTGCCGTCTCGCGCCAGCAGAAAAAGCAGCCTAACGATGCCGACCGGCTGCGCAAATACCTGGCGCGTTTTGGTCTGAGCTGGGACGAGGTACGAAGATAAGCGCTATTTCAGCCCCAGATAGGTTTTTGCCGCCGCCATATCGTTGTCGGTAATATCAACCCCCATCGGGGGCTGCCCCTGGCGATAGAGAAAGGCTCCCCAGACGCCCTCTTCCGCTCCCGGCTGCGGTTTTCGCGTATCGAAGATCATCCGTTGATCCTTACCCAGCGTGAAGATCAGATAGCGTTTGTCAGTGTTCACCACCTGAACAGGCAATGCCTCAAAATGCTGCGTTGTCTCACTGGCGTAATAAGACCAGTCATCCATGGCGGTAGCATAATCCTGCGCCTCTTCTGAATCCTCATCGGCGAAGGTTTTCAACTCGGGTTGGATCAGGACCAATCCGGTTTGGCGAAGCTCAAACGCATCGTCCCTAACCGTGCCAGCATGATAGGGGCTATAAAGCGTTACATGCTGTTCATCAATCGCGGCCCTGACTACAACACTGCTGCTGCTGGCCAGCAACACCCCCAAAATGATGCCGATATTCCTTTTGCTCACCTTCACTCCTTAATGCATTTTCCCGCTTAGCGATATCCGCAAGATTATCGCGATATCCGTTGGTCAGCTATCCTCTGAACGCAATGCTCTTTCCTACCCGGCAAGTCCGCCTGATAAGCTAAAAGATAAAAAAGCGGCTATGGTCTACTGACCTCCCTTTCGCCAAGACGCGTTTTCTGGCGTTATCTATGGAATCGAACTTCTTATGCTCCAGCACCAGCATGTCGTTTTACTTGATGAGCAGGGCCAACCGACAGGCATCATGGACAAATATGCCGCCCACCAGCAACAGACGCCTCTCCATCTGGCATTCTCTACCTGGATTTTCAATCCACAGAGTCAACTTCTCGTCACGCGTCGCGCCTTGAGCAAAAAAGCCTGGCCCGGCGTTTGGACCAATTCGGTTTGCGGCCACCCGCAATGGCAGGAACCTTTCGAACACGCCATCCAGCAGCGCTGCCGCTATGAGGTTGGCCTGGAGGTTGAGCATATCACCGCCGTCGCCCCTGATTTTCGTTACTGTGAAACCGACGCCTCCGGCATTATGGAAAACGAAATCTGCCCGGTTTATGCGGCATTGGCGGTAGGGGACGTGATGCCCAGAGTGAATGAGGTCATGGATTTCCATTGGGTTGATTTGAGCGCGCTAATGAGTTCACTGGCGACCACCCCTTGGGCATTCAGCCCCTGGATGGTGCAACAGCTCTCCCGTCCCCAAACGGTAGAAAACTTGATCGCCTTCACAAAACAGCGTTAATCGCCCTGGGATAGGTATCAGCCTCCTTAACCACTCAACCTGCAATTCGAACCGCTCAGTCAGCGTATCAAACCGCTGACTGAAAATATGATGTATTCCCTTCCCTTGGCTCGTAATGATGAGCTGTTCCTAAACCTGCCCCTAACCAGGGGAAGACGCTAGACCCAAAAATGTCCGACAGCAGGCCGGTGGCCTGAAACATCTAATAATCGGATTTATACCCGGCGTCCTTCAAGACACAGCGTCGTGACCTGTACTCGCTCATGCCTGGCTGCGACTTGAAATTCATCGGGTAACTCACTCAATTTTTTGCAGAATGGAATAAGGATACCTCATGAAACGCGAGGGAATTTTAAAACACCTCCCATGGATGCTACTGGGGATACTCGGGGCAGCCTGCCTGGGTGTTATTGCATTGCGCCGGGGCGAAAGCATCAGTGCGCTGTGGATCATCGTGGCTTCGGTCGCGGTCTATCTGGTGGCTTACCGCTACTACAGCCTCTATATCGCCACCAAAGTGATGCAGTTGGACGCCACGCGCGCCACACCTGCGGTGGTCAACAACGATGGCCTGAACTATGTGCCGACCAATAAAAACGTGCTGTTCGGCCACCACTTTGCGGCAATCGCCGGTGCGGGCCCGTTGGTTGGCCCGGTGCTGGCAGCACAGGTCGGCTATCTGCCGGGTACGCTGTGGCTGCTAGGCGGCGTGGTGCTGGCAGGGGCAGTACAGGACTTTATGGTACTGTTTATCTCCTCTCGCCGTAACGGCGCCTCTCTGGGCGAGATCATCAAAAAGGAAATGGGCCCGATCCCTGGCACCATCGCGCTGTTTGGCTGCTTCCTGATCATGATCATCATCCTGGCGGTGCTGGCGCTGATCGTGGTGAAAGCCCTGGCAGAAAGCCCATGGGGCGTGTTCACCGTCTGCTCTACCGTGCCAATCGCGCTGTTTATGGGCGTGTATATGCGCTTCCTGCGTCCTGGCCGCGTGGGCGAAGTTTCCATCATCGGCATCGTGCTGCTGGTTGCCTCGATCTGGTTCGGTGGTGTGATTGCCCACGATCCGTACTGGGGCCCGGCGCTGACCTTTAAAGACACCACCATCACCTTTACGCTGATTGGTTATGCCTTTATCTCCGCCTTGCTGCCGGTATGGCTGATCCTGGCTCCGCGTGATTATCTGGCCACCTTCCTGAAAATCGGCGTGATCGTCGGGCTGGCGATCGGTATCGTGATCCTTAACCCAGAGCTGAAAATGCCTGCGGTCACGCAGTTCGTCGACGGCACCGGCCCAGTCTGGAAAGGTACCCTGTTCCCGTTCCTGTTTATTACCATTGCCTGTGGGGCGGTATCTGGCTTCCACGCGCTGATCGCTTCCGGTACCACACCAAAACTGCTGGCCAACGAAACCGACTCGCGCTTCATTGGTTACGGCGCCATGCTGATGGAGTCCTTCGTGGCGATCATGGCGCTGGTGGCGGCTTCAATCATTGAGCCTGGCCTGTACTTCGCGATGAATACCCCGCCGGCGGCACTGGGCATCACCATGCCAGACCTGCACCGTTTAGGGACCGAAGACGCACCGATGATCATGGCTTCTCTGCGTGAGGTGACAACCCATGCGGCGGCCACCGTCAGTTCCTGGGGCTTTGTGATCAGCCCAGAGCAGATCCTGCAAACCGCCAAAGACATCGGCGAACCCTCGGTGCTGAACCGCGCCGGCGGCGCACCCACCCTGGCCGTAGGGATTGCCCACGTGTTCCACCAGATCATCCCTGGCGCCAACATGGGCTTCTGGTATCACTTCGGTATTCTGTTCGAAGCGTTGTTCATCCTGACCGCGCTGGATGCCGGTACCCGTTCCGGCCGCTTTATGCTGCAGGACTTGCTGGGTAACTTCGTGCCGTTCCTGAAAAAAACCGACTCGCTGGTTGCCGGCATCGTCGGCACGGCAGGCTGCGTGGGCCTGTGGGGTTATCTGCTGTATCAGGGCGTGGTCGATCCATTGGGCGGCGTCAAGAGCCTGTGGCCGCTGTTCGGCATCTCCAACCAGATGCTGGCTGCCGTGGCGCTGGTACTGAGCACCGTAGTGCTGATCAAGATGAAGCGTGCCAAGTATATCTGGGTGACGGTGATCCCAGCCGTTTGGCTGCTGATCTGTACCACCTACGCGTTGGGTCTGAAGCTGTTCAGCGATAACCCGCAGTTGGAAGGCTTCTTCTTCCTGGCCAACGAGTACAAACGCAAAATTGCTGAAGGTGGCGCAGAGCTGACTGCGCAGCAGGTGGCCAACATGAACCATATCGTGGTGAACAACTACACCAACGCCGGTTTGAGCATCCTGTTCCTGCTGGTGGTGTATAGCATCATCTTCTTCGGTATTAAAACCGCCATGGCGGCGCACAAAAACCCGAAACGCACCGATCAGGAGACGCCATACGTGCCGGTTCCTGAGGGCGGCGTCAAAGTTTCGTCGCACCATTGATGGTGATTTGATAGATACCCTGCATAATGGCATGTAGGTGATACGTTGTAGGGGCGCAGCATAGCTGCGCCCCTCTAAATTGATGGCAAACCTGGTCAAAGGCTTTGAGGTTTGTCAGCGGTATCAAATGCGCTTTGACGTCTAAATTACCCAATGGATTTCGAGCCACAGCTAGGCGACAAGACCGTTCATCCCCAGGAGCTTACATGAGTCAGTGACTGGGGTGAATGGTCGCAGTCAACAACGCAGTGGTTTGAAAGACGAAGGGTAAAGGAGAAGGAACATGTTCGGAAACCTCGGCCAGGCAGGTAAATATCTTGGGCAAGCCGCACGCATGTTAGTGGGCGTGCCAGATTACGATACCTACGTCCAGCATATGAAAGACAACCACCCGGACAAACCGGTGATGAGCTATAAAGAGTTCTTTCGTGAACGCCAAGACGCCCGCTACGGTGGCGATGGCAAAGGCGGTATGCGCTGTTGCTAGTGAAGTGAAACAAGGACCCAACCATGAAATCCATCGCCGTTACCATCCTGACGGGCTTTTTGGGCGCGGGCAAAACCACCCTGCTGCGCCACATTCTCAATGAGAACCACGGTTACAAGATTGCCGTCATCGAAAACGAATTCGGTGAAGTGCCGATTGATAACGCGCTGATTGGCGACCGCGCCAGCCGCATCACCACCCTCAGCAACGGCTGCATCTGCTGCAGCAAATCCAACGAGCTGGCCGACGCGCTGCTGGACCTGTTAGACGGCGTGGATAAAGGCCAACTGGAATTTGACCGGCTGATCATTGAATGCACCGGCATGGCCGATCCCGGCCCAATCACCCAGACCTTTTTCTCGCATGACGTTATCTGCCAGCGTTTCCTGCTGGACGGCATTATCACGCTGGTGGATGCGGTACATGCCGACCAGCAGTTGAACCAGTTCACCATCTCGCAGGCGCAGGTGGGCTACGCCGACCGCATCCTGCTGACCAAAACCGACGTAGCAACGGACAACGAAGCGCTGATCCAACGTTTGCAACTGATGAACGCCCGTGCCCCGGTGTATAAGGTGACCCACGGTGAAATCGATCTCGGCGTGCTGTTCGATATTGAAGGTTTTGTGCTTAACGATAAGCTAAACGTGGCAGCACCTACCCCACTGTTCCGCCGTATCCCACAGGCACAGAACAACATCCAGTCGATCGTGGTGTATCACCACCAGCCGTTGGAGCTGATGCAGATTTCCGAGGTCATGGAAGGTTTGCTGCTGAAATTCGCCGATAACCTGCTGCGTTATAAAGGCATTTTGTCGATCAAAGACGAACCGCGCCGCTTGCTGTTCCAGGGCGTACAACGCCTGTATAACGCCGACTGGGACCGTGAATGGTTACCGGAAGAAGAACAGAAAAGCACGCTGGTATTTATCGGTATCGATTTGCCGGAAGAGGAGATCCGGGAAGGGTTTGCAGCCTTGAGTTGAGGATTGGGGCGGTGTCAGTAGGACATTGATACCGTCACCTGAACAACGTCAAATTCAGTGCGCATCGTCATCCGGCGTACCGGCCATTACTGCTTTCGCTCTGCACTTCATTAACTCGCGTTACGGAAACCTACGCGACGCCCGCCCCCTTACTACCATGTTTCGGGTTTATATCGTCTGACGTATGAGTTCGTTCTGAACTCGAGATTATCTGCTAAAACACCTTTATTTGGCGGCCAGCAAGCGCTGCCCGCTTATTGCCGTTGGGAGTATTAAGAAGCTGCGCTTATAAACACAATAAGATGACTATCATAATCAAATTGAAAACATATTGTTATACTGAGCCAATAGTTATTGCCCGCCGCTAAGTTCAAACGTTATTCGTCAATTAATTTCACTATAACGAGAGATAAGCCGGGCTGATAGATGACATTATCGGATGGAAGCGTAATGCCACAGAAATATCTCTATCACACAATGATAACCGAATAAAAAGCAAAGGGAATAATATGAAAAAATTAACAACAAACCTGCTGTTAACCACTTTACTGGGGGTTGGATTAACAGGTATTTCCTCAGCCAATAACCAAGAAAATACGTTGGTTAACATTGATCAGGGAACACTGCGGGGTAAAAGCCAAAATGGGATGATTTCATGGCTTGGCATCCCTTACGCAAGCGCACCCCCAAGCAATGCCTTCGCCGCCGCCATCACCGATAGGTTGCTTGCCTATAGTACCCAGGTCATTAACCAACAGGCGACGAAAATACTCCCCGCTTATGCCTATGAGTTTGCCGACCGAACGGCACCGTCGTACCTGAAACCCACCTCTTTTGCGCTGGGTGCATCACACACTTACGAACTGCCGTATATCTTCCCGGATTTTCACGGCAGCGCAGGCATTCCGGTTCGCCTCAATGAGATGCAGGAAGCGCTGTCTGACAAGATGGTTGTTTTGCAGCCACCTTGTAGACTCTCTTCCACTCATTTTTCAGCTGCAGATAATAATCCACCGCCAGGGAAGCGTTATAATCGAAATAAATATTAGCGCTGATACTCAATTTTGTACTATTTTTTCATATCAAAAAAACATGAGGATAAACGAGGATTATTCCAATAACCATAAGCTAGCATTTAGCAACCATTCACTATGCTAAAAAAGATAACCTCATTCAATTTTCGCATAACGTTGACCGGTCTGAATATTAAGATAATTTGATATTTAAGCAGGTATTCCAATCTTTAAATCACATTCACCTATCATCACAGAAATCATACTCACGGCGGGTCTGTCCTTAATGGTTGAAGCTGCCCCGGCTATCTTCCTCAGGATTTAAATAATGTGCGCCAATGCTGATATTTGCAGAATTAAATTCCTTATTAGTTATTAAATTGATGAATATCAATTTTAGGCTGCGATTGCTTACTTATTGTCTACTTATTATTTAGTATATAAACACCAGGGAAACCGTGTGAAAAAAATAAATAAAACCATCGCAATGATGATGGTGTTTGGCGCCATAGTAGGGATTTTGATGGTGTTAGCGACGCAATGGTCGTTGCAGAAAACATCCAGTACAGAGTTCTGTCTGTCCTGTCACACCATGCAGGCCCCTTACGAAGAGTATACCGGTTCCGTTCACTTCCAAAACCAAAAAGGCATTCGGGCCGAATGTGCAGACTGCCACATTCCCCCCAGTGGCATGGATTATCTGCTGACCAAGCTCGTCGCCTCTAAAGATGTTTACCATCAGTTTGTCAGCAAAAAAATAGATACACCGGAGAAATACGAGGAGCACCGTCTGGCTATGGCGCAAACCGTGTGGGATCAGTTGAAAGCAAACGATTCCGCAACCTGCCGCAGTTGCCATAGCATGGATGCCATGCTGCTGGACGCACAAAGTGCCGATGCAAAAAAAATGCATGAGATGGGCATTAAAGAGCAACAGACCTGTATCGATTGTCACAAAGGGGTAGCGCACTTCCCGCCGGAAATAAAAATGGATGATAGCGCGTTGCAGGCGCTGGAAGCACAGGCAGCGTCCGTGCCGGCATCAACCCGCGAGCTTTACGTGGTGCGCAATGCCAGCCTGGGCGATCTGGGCACGCTTTATCCCGCCACTCAGATGCAGATGATCGGTAGCAACGCAGATACGCGCCAAGTCGAGATCCGCGGCAGTCAGATGCAGGGAACAGAACAGATTATCTACTATGCGGCAGGCCAGCGCATGGTACTCGCGTCGCTTAGTGAGAAAGGCGTGGAAGCCGTCAAGGCCCTTACCGAATGGCAGCCGGACGACTACGGCAATCTGTGGCGTGAAGTCACTCTACAAGGGGAGTGGCGCGCACCGGCCCTCGCCAATCGTGAGCCGCTCTGGGATTACGCCCGTAAGCTCGACAACGTTTACTGCGCTGGCTGCCACGCCCCGATCCCGGCTCACCACTTTACTCTCAATGCCTGGCCTTCAGTGGCGAAAGGCATGGGGGCACGTACCAATATCGATGATAGCGAACTGGATATTCTGACTCGTTATTTCCAATACAACGCAAAAGACATAAAAAAATGAGTGCCATTTGACCAGGAGGAATCATGAATTTTTCAAGACGTGACTTTATCAAAACAGCGGGGGTGACCACCGGAACGCTGGCCCTGTCGTCTACCCTGCCCTTGCCTGCCTGGGCGGACGGCCCAACAGGAGAAGGCGTCCTGACCGCTTCACGCTGGGGGGCACTGTACGTTGAAGTAAAAGACGGGAAAGTCGTCTCCTCGAAAGGCGCGCTCCCGAAAACCGTGCCTAACTCACTGCAGCAAACCGCGCCGGATCAGGTACACACCAAAGCCCGGATCAAATATCCCATGGTGCGCAAAAGCTACCTGGAAAACCCAGGGAAAGCCGACAACAAGCGCGGCAGCGATCCGTTTGTACGCGTGAGCTGGGAGCAGGCACTGAAACTGATCCACGAGCAGCACAGCCGCATCCGCGGCCAGTATGGCCCTTCATCCATTTTCGCGGGCTCTTACGGTTGGCGCTCGAGTGGTATTCTGCATAAG
Coding sequences within it:
- the idi gene encoding isopentenyl-diphosphate Delta-isomerase, with the translated sequence MLQHQHVVLLDEQGQPTGIMDKYAAHQQQTPLHLAFSTWIFNPQSQLLVTRRALSKKAWPGVWTNSVCGHPQWQEPFEHAIQQRCRYEVGLEVEHITAVAPDFRYCETDASGIMENEICPVYAALAVGDVMPRVNEVMDFHWVDLSALMSSLATTPWAFSPWMVQQLSRPQTVENLIAFTKQR
- a CDS encoding carbon starvation CstA family protein → MKREGILKHLPWMLLGILGAACLGVIALRRGESISALWIIVASVAVYLVAYRYYSLYIATKVMQLDATRATPAVVNNDGLNYVPTNKNVLFGHHFAAIAGAGPLVGPVLAAQVGYLPGTLWLLGGVVLAGAVQDFMVLFISSRRNGASLGEIIKKEMGPIPGTIALFGCFLIMIIILAVLALIVVKALAESPWGVFTVCSTVPIALFMGVYMRFLRPGRVGEVSIIGIVLLVASIWFGGVIAHDPYWGPALTFKDTTITFTLIGYAFISALLPVWLILAPRDYLATFLKIGVIVGLAIGIVILNPELKMPAVTQFVDGTGPVWKGTLFPFLFITIACGAVSGFHALIASGTTPKLLANETDSRFIGYGAMLMESFVAIMALVAASIIEPGLYFAMNTPPAALGITMPDLHRLGTEDAPMIMASLREVTTHAAATVSSWGFVISPEQILQTAKDIGEPSVLNRAGGAPTLAVGIAHVFHQIIPGANMGFWYHFGILFEALFILTALDAGTRSGRFMLQDLLGNFVPFLKKTDSLVAGIVGTAGCVGLWGYLLYQGVVDPLGGVKSLWPLFGISNQMLAAVALVLSTVVLIKMKRAKYIWVTVIPAVWLLICTTYALGLKLFSDNPQLEGFFFLANEYKRKIAEGGAELTAQQVANMNHIVVNNYTNAGLSILFLLVVYSIIFFGIKTAMAAHKNPKRTDQETPYVPVPEGGVKVSSHH
- a CDS encoding YbdD/YjiX family protein; the protein is MFGNLGQAGKYLGQAARMLVGVPDYDTYVQHMKDNHPDKPVMSYKEFFRERQDARYGGDGKGGMRCC
- the yjiA gene encoding GTPase → MKSIAVTILTGFLGAGKTTLLRHILNENHGYKIAVIENEFGEVPIDNALIGDRASRITTLSNGCICCSKSNELADALLDLLDGVDKGQLEFDRLIIECTGMADPGPITQTFFSHDVICQRFLLDGIITLVDAVHADQQLNQFTISQAQVGYADRILLTKTDVATDNEALIQRLQLMNARAPVYKVTHGEIDLGVLFDIEGFVLNDKLNVAAPTPLFRRIPQAQNNIQSIVVYHHQPLELMQISEVMEGLLLKFADNLLRYKGILSIKDEPRRLLFQGVQRLYNADWDREWLPEEEQKSTLVFIGIDLPEEEIREGFAALS
- a CDS encoding carboxylesterase family protein yields the protein MKKLTTNLLLTTLLGVGLTGISSANNQENTLVNIDQGTLRGKSQNGMISWLGIPYASAPPSNAFAAAITDRLLAYSTQVINQQATKILPAYAYEFADRTAPSYLKPTSFALGASHTYELPYIFPDFHGSAGIPVRLNEMQEALSDKMVVLQPPCRLSSTHFSAADNNPPPGKRYNRNKY
- a CDS encoding NapC/NirT family cytochrome c, with amino-acid sequence MKKINKTIAMMMVFGAIVGILMVLATQWSLQKTSSTEFCLSCHTMQAPYEEYTGSVHFQNQKGIRAECADCHIPPSGMDYLLTKLVASKDVYHQFVSKKIDTPEKYEEHRLAMAQTVWDQLKANDSATCRSCHSMDAMLLDAQSADAKKMHEMGIKEQQTCIDCHKGVAHFPPEIKMDDSALQALEAQAASVPASTRELYVVRNASLGDLGTLYPATQMQMIGSNADTRQVEIRGSQMQGTEQIIYYAAGQRMVLASLSEKGVEAVKALTEWQPDDYGNLWREVTLQGEWRAPALANREPLWDYARKLDNVYCAGCHAPIPAHHFTLNAWPSVAKGMGARTNIDDSELDILTRYFQYNAKDIKK